A window of Oncorhynchus masou masou isolate Uvic2021 chromosome 19, UVic_Omas_1.1, whole genome shotgun sequence genomic DNA:
agtaatctaacccaacaatttcacaacaattaccttattcacacaagtgtaaaggaatgactaagaatatgtacataaaaaaatatatgaatgagtgatggccgaatggcataggcaagatgcagtggatggtatagagtacagtatatacatatgagatgagtaatgtagggtatgtaaacatatataaGTGGCATCGttaaaagtggctagtgatacattacatcaagatggcaagatgcagtagatggtatagagtacagtatatacatacgagatgagtaatgtaggctatgtaaacattatatgaagtggcattgtttaaagtgcctagtgatacatttattacatcaatctttccattattaaagtgtctggagttgagtcagtatgttggcagcagccactcaatgttattgatggctgtttaacagtctgatggccttgagatagaagctatttttcagtctctcggtcccagcattgatgcacctgtactgacctcgccttctggatgatagggggtgaacaggcagtggctcgagtggttgttgtccttgatgaacgttttggccttcctgtgacatcgagtggtgtaggtgtcctggagggcaggtagtttgcccccggtgatgcgttgtgcagacctcactaccctctggagagccttgcggttatGGGCagaacagttgccgtaccaggcggtgatatagcccgacaggatgctctcaattgtgcacctgtaaaagtttgtgagtgtttatggtgtcaagccaaatttcttctgcctcctgaggttgaagaggcgctactgcgccttcttcaccacgctgtctgtgtggttggatcATTtaagtttgtccatgatgtgtacgcagaggaacttaaaactttctgccctctccactactgtcccgtcgatgtggatagggtggtgctccctctgctttttcctgaagtccacgatcatctcttttgttttgttgacattgagtgtgaggttattttcctgacaccacactccgagggccctcacctcctccctgtaggtcgcctcgttgttgttggtaatcaagcctaccactgtagtgtctgCAAActggatgattgagttggaggggtgcatggccacacagtcgtgggtgaacagggagcaggagagggctgagaacgcacccttgtggggccccagtgttgaggatcagcagggtggagatgttgttacctaccctcaacacctgggggcggcccgtcaggaagtccaggacccagttgcacagggcggggtcgagacccagggtggatgacgagtttggagggtactatggtgttaaatgctgagctgtagtcgatgaacagcattctcacgtaggtattcctcttgtccagatgggttagggcagtgtgattgtgattgcatcatctgtggacctattggggcggtagaCTACGCAATCTTAATCACACtgagcaggaaccctgggcatctttcttttggtgtttttcagagtcagtagaaaggcctctttagtgtcctaagttttcataactgtgaccttaattgcctaccatctgtaagctgtgaGTGTCTtaatatacaaatatttacacatgttaagtttgctgaaaataaacacagttaatagtgagaggatgtttctttttttgcccaGTTTTTACtgcagctaagaaagtaatactaagtgcatgttgtgtagtaagcttgGTGTATGTTGTGTAGGTCGCTCATTGAAAACCAGCCATGTCCTGGACACCAACGTCTCGCTACCCGGACAAGTTAACCACCTTCTTctcctgctttgaggataacccagtgccactgacacggcccgctcccaaggactgtgggcagtagtggtagtagaactAATAAGAACAATAGCAACACACTTTTTATGGATCATAAGAGTAATATTTATTTGACCCAGACAATTAGTAACAACAGAGTCATTATGAGCATTTTAACATGAAGGATGACATCACAGGTGAAAGAAACCAGATGACTGATGATAACAGAAACAAGTAGTGAATCACAGTCTGGCTTGGCAAACTAACATGAATGTCTCATCATGAGAACAAATAGTCATAATGCAGTAATAAAACATGTCCTCTATTTGAGAAAAGCAGTCTACTATGCTACACTGTCATAGAAAACGGTACATTTCCCTTTAACATATATGTCACAGTGTGTTAAAGACTTGGTAACTGTCTGTAGTACTCAATcaataaataacatgaaaccTCTACCTTCAAGAAGATTTCCTAATAAACACTTTTGGCTCTGTCTGGTGGCCGATTGGCGCTGAAAATAGTGGTTAACACGGAAGGTTTGCTCCCCCCAGAGTCCAGAAACGCCTGAGTAAATGTTCTAAAAATAATATACATTTTGTGCGTAAGTTTAGTAACTTGAAATGTTCTAGTGATATGCGACATCGGGCATTAAAAGTGATGCAAACCACACATTTTATAATGCTTTTTATATCaatttattgttttattttttttttgaaaTAGTTAATTTGGGGTCTCTCGGGGCAGTCCTAATCACGGCTTAATTTTCATGCAAGGAAAGCTGGGTCCGGGTATTACTGCAGCATACTGTAAATTATGGTGAATTGTTGGAAAGTGTTCTGGGCAGGGAAAGAATTGCTGTATTTCAAATGGTACTGTAATTACACCCCACTGaacacagtaccataccataTCTTTGAGTGCCAAAAACCTTTTGACCACTAGTTGCTGCATGGTATTGttgttaaataaaaacatttaattaagaaaaacatgttttgaggctgccttgtaagaggctatatttgttgcacctGTGAGTGAGAACGCTGTATCAATTTAACTCCTATGTGGTTATGTTGCCCCATCACATTTAAAACAGATTGGAGTGGCAGCAGGCATTTTGCCATGTCCTTTTGGTCTGTTTTGTCCTGTAGTCACTGCCAGTTTGGAAGCTTTTGTTAAGTGTAAGTGATATAAAGCACCAAATATTCATTACAATGCTGTAATGTGTAAACAATTTTTGCCTagcagccaacctgcttgcaccAATCCCTTGTAAATACAGTACAATCCTGTGAAATACAAACCCATCCCCTCATTGAATTTCATGAATTAATTCTGATTACGGTAGCATTTACTTTtttacagtagaatacagtcaaTTTTAcggtattgtactgtgtgtcatAACACAGCACTTGCTTTGATACCACATTTATATTACATTGGGTTAACTGTATTATGAAATACAGAATTTTACTTTCCACTGAGCTTCCTGTAAGTTACTGTCAAATTCAGGGCAACCCCTTTGTTATTGCATTTTTAATTTTAGTTGTTTCCTGTCAAGTTAGGGCTTTCAgctgattctgcatctttgttcaGTAGACAGCGGCAATACGTTGTCAGGTAGAGGCTTTTGAACTTAGTGCTGCTTAAGCAGTACACAATTGGGTCCACTAAACAATCCAAGTAGGACAAAACCATGAGTCCGTCATAGAGCTGAACAGCTATATTCTCAGCATCCTGTAGATCCTTGATTCTGAAAATCAACAGAACCATTCTAGCTATGGTACAAGgcaagaaaaagaaagaaaataccAGCATTACTGAGGTGACCAGAAACACTGCTCGACGCAGCTTGGTACTATCCCCTACGGTCTTCTTTTTTAGTCTGTTAACAATGCAGACCGTGCAGTAGACCAACACAAAGAAAGGGATGAGAATCTGGGTGAAAAACACAACCTCTCTCAGAGTGTCAGTGACATCCTCGACTAGAGTGTCATCTTCACGCCCATAACTATTACAGCACTCAAAGGACTTCAGCATGGTGGGGATAGTCAGGGGGAGCAGCAGTAGCCAGATGAGGAAAGAGATATGAGGAGACCTTTTAAAAGCCTTGGCAAAGTTCTTTTTCCCAGGATGAACCACATTGAAATAGCGATCAACTGAAATCACAGTCAGGAAGGCGATACTGGCACCTCGGTTCAGAAACAGCATGAAGAGCATGGCTTTGcagatccctccctctgtactccGTCTATTCCCATTAAGAAATTGATATGCCTTTACTGGCAAACATATAAGCAGAAGAACGTCAGCCAAGACGAGATTGAACAGGAAAATGTTGTTGGTTTTAGATTTCCAGAACTTCAGCTTGAAGATGAATAGATAAAGCACTGAGAGGTTGAGCGGCAGAGCCAGGGTGAATTCCATGATCATCACAGAGGCGTAAAATTTGTACAGTGGCAGATTCTCTGCTGTGCAGTTATCACTTGGATGGCCGTTCTCCATTGTTTTCATCATCGAAAGCTGTCCCCTTTACAGTCAGAAAAAGTAAGGCAGATCTTATCAGAATCCTTAACAAGAAGTAAAAACAGTCCTCTAAAGTGCTCAACTCCAAAATAGTTCCTCACTTTACAAAACAAGTGAGTCTGTTTAAGGGAAGCGAAGCAAGCTCCTAATCCGTGTGTAGACTTGGTGAAACTGAAGGACTGCACTTCAGTCTCTGGAAGTAATTCTCCCCAGCACGCAGGCAGCATACAGTTGTAAATTGTTCAGACTTGTTGGTTGAGCTCCACCTCCCAAGCCTGAATAGGCAAGTCACCACAGAACGAATAAATAAGCAGCTGGTCACACGAGAGAATGAGGACATAGTGGAAAACATTGCATTGACTCAGACAATAACAACCTTTCTCATATTTGTCAACTGTTTATGAGAAGTGACCTCTTTTCTTTGCTAAACACTTCCTTGTAGCTTCTTGTGGAATTCCTATATGGGAGCAAGTAAGTGCATAGTCATGCTTCCAGTTGCACAACATCCATGGAAATGAAAATGTAGTTGAGGTTGTCATAAAAAACACATTTGACTGATTAAACAGACAAAGAGCAACAATGTGAAGGAACAGGCAGTTAGTTCCTAGCTGAAAATATCTCAGATGAGCAGGAATGTTAACAATGCTACAAAATGGTTGTGATGTTTTCAAGAAGAGGAGTGTATCCTAGGGAATTGGATAGATTTACTAGCAGATTAACTTGCTTTTACCACATGGAAATTGGTGTCCTGAGGGACGCCAGTTTTTTGGGGTGTATACCCAACATGATTTAAACCCATGGTAGTAGTAGCCAGTTCATAGAAGTCTGAGATGACGGACACATTTTTCAGGGTATTTTTTTCAAAACCATATGAAGAAGGGTAAGTGTACCTACCTATTAAGCCCACATACCTATTAAGCCCACATACCTATTAAGCCCACATACCTATTAAGCCCACTGTCATCTTTGggttcaaataaaaaataaaaatataaaacatttctGCTATTTTATGTTTAAACCAGTTATTGTGGTTGTTGGTATCTATACCGTTTTTTATGGATACAAGCCAAACATATGTTTTATTCATGTTATTGACAGCTTTGTGTAAATTCCTGCTAGTGGACAATTTCAAAGCTGCAAAAAAACTTTCAGATAAACACATTTTTCAGATATGTTTTAATGCCTTGTCAGATAAGTGAACACACATCATGTAAAATGAAGAGATGAATGTGTCTATATATGTCCATGATAGCTACATGTGTGTTCATAAATAGTTTTTAATTCTAGCAGTTGTACCACGTCACAGTCAATACAGTAACAACATACCTTGTTGCACCACAACAATGTCTTATTTTACTGTTAAATTAACCTTGTATGGTTATACAGTACATAGATGCCTTTTTGTAGATTTGACATGTATCTCAGGTGGAGGTAAAGGGTACAATAGCACAAAAAGCACCCGCTCTATACAGAATGTAAATGGCTATAAATACATTTTGTTCAATATGATCACTACTAACTTTGGGCAGTCTCCACCGATTTCTCCTCGGTTGAGACTGCCCTCTCTTCAAGGACCTGGGGAGGCACGCATGGGAGGTAGGAAGAAAAGGAAAAAGGATGGTGGCCTGTGCAACCCAACCCCCACCATGAGAGGTGTCCATTGGGCCTGAGTCGGACCCGGAGGAGGGAGACGACCCCACTCTGGCAAGCGAGCCACCGTGCGAGGAAGACAGGCTCCCCTTTATGGAGGTGGAGGCCCTAGACGGACCTCCCGACACGGGAATCCTCACGGGTCAGTTCGGGACGGCCCAGTTAGAACACCCCAATCTCCAGAATAATAGGGGCCAGGTGATTGTGGTGGATGGCGTACTGGAGTAAGTGATTGACACTACCCCCACTTCGCATTCAAGCATAATTTATTGTATCAGGTAGTAAAGCATAATGGGGCGACAAAAGACTTGTTCCTCATACCCAGACAGTATGTTAGGACTGTGTTGCAGCTTGCCTATACCCACCTGCTTGTGGCACACCTGGGAATGGAGAACTAGGGAGCGGATTGAGAACCGGTTCCACTGGCCCGGAGTCTAGcgctgtcacgtagagtaggccagaaagctatactggaaaacctaacctctatcaaaagttcttctgtgcaaggGTGCTTATTTAcaaagtgattccggaacaaaaccAGCAGTACTGCCATCAAACATATACCTTATGGGACAAGCTAAAAACAATACTGCCCcattcacagctcaatccaaaatgCCTCTCCATGAACtaaaagagaggctccttttgtagggctagcccctcccctcagaacaattaacaccaattaattaagcaattacttcgtcaaacctacattttccattaactaaacatactaaaggatatacattgcaccACGTTTTTAAAACattatcacaacataacatttacaaaattacattaCTACTGACAGTGTCTTTCAATATGCACATTTACATTAATTAATGAGCCTTTTGGGACAGGCAATACAAAGTCAGCCCAATTCCCTTTGCTCGGGTCCTTATTCAGCAtacagcatacccggaagctacagagatggggagagagaggaacagaacaaacaaacacgcTCATCCATAACATCGATAAGTAAAGTACATATTGCTTATATTAAATATGATCATTGACATAAGTGTAAAATGTATGTACTAAGACAGAGAAATGaacttgtgtgtcgacccacattgttaccTTATCTGATAAtggagcagggaggagtgatgaatgtgtgcgtgcgttaaagaaccaaatgctgcccgcagccagtgacggacttctacgtcacacatGCTGTGGAGGGCTACTGCCGTAGTTGCCCGGAATGCCATATCACAGCTCTGAGGGTGCACTATAGAAACCCTTTGGTTCCCTTGCCCATTATAGGAGTGCCATTTGAGCGGGTGGCAATGGATCTGGTGGGTCCGTTGGTGAAGACCGCGAGGGGACACCAATACATCCTGGTAATCGTGGTCATCCCGGTCGAAGTTTCAACCTCAGCCTGACCCAATGACAAGAGCTCAGAGAGTTGGTCCAGCGGAATACGGCCGTGTTCTCCGAGGTGCCGGGGCGCACGGATCTCGTGGAACATCATATCCACAAATGTCCGGGAGAAAAAGTGCGCAAATGGCCATACCGGATACCAGAAGCCCGAACGGTGGCGGTCCAGCGGGAAGTGACGACAATGCTAGAAATGGGGGTATTGGAGGAGTCACACAGTGAGTGGTCTAGCCCCGTAGTACTGGTTCCCGAAACTGGACAGAACCGTGTGCTTCTGTAATGACTTCCAGGGCCTGAACGAGGTCTGTaagtttgatgcctaccccatgccccgGGTGGACGAACTGATCGACCGGCTTGGGGATGGCAAGATACGTCAGCACCTTGGACCTGACAAAGGGGTACTGGCAGGTGCCACTGATAGCGGCCTCCCGGGAGAAGACTGCCTTCTCCACCCCGGGGGCTATACCACAACCGGGTTCTGCCTTTCAGGCTCCACGGGgcaccagcgacctttcagtggCTCATGGAGCGCGTCCTGCGGCTTCACAGTGAGTACGCAGCTGCTTATCTGGATATGACATAATTGTGGACAGTGATAGTTGGGAGTCACATCTTTGTAGGTTACAGGCAGTGGTTGATGCGCTAAGGGATGCAGGTCTGACCGCAAACCCCAACAAGTGCAAGCTAGGCTACTCCGAGGTGGAGTACCTGGGATATCAGATCAGGAGGGAAAATGTGAAACCCCAAGAAAAATAACACTGCCATTAGGGGATGGCCCGAACCAGGAGGCAGGTGAAGTCATTCCTGAGGTTTGCAGGGTACTACAGTAGATTGTACCTAACTTTGCTGCAATAGCTTCTCCCCTCACAGACTTAACGAAGGCACGACTACCCCAGACGGTGCAATGGATGGAGGACACAGAGGCGGCGTTCCAGGCCCTGAAGGATGCACTATGTTCGTACCCGGTACTCGTCACCCCGGTCTTCTCAGTACTCAGTTATGCAATATTTGATCGTGTACATTTTTGTGAAACTTTTCAATGTTTGTACTTAACATTTTTGTGTGCTTGAAATGCTACATTTATGTAGATTTGAAATGAATAACTGACTTACAGTATGTTGGGTCTGTCTTCACATGCTTCACAGCATATCCCCCTTAGTGTAAGGTTATTTTTACATTATGGCATTCAGTCACAACACAGTGCTTTTTCTGGCATGCTGGTAAGTAGCTTGCTAGCGAACAGTCACACCACAGATGAACCACAGATGAAAGGTTACCAGTATCTTTGGTCATACATTCTGCTTGAGCTAGCTACAAACTAAAACCATTCCTCTTAACTCCCAGGTGTTTTCCAGGGTCCAGATTCAGCTATGATAATATATTTGTTCAGGACATAAAAACATACTccaatgctctgttgctgatgactggaaTGAATACAGGAGCAGATTTCAAGAGCAGGACGAGCCCCCCTctgtttgactgatgactgacataaGGGCATATACGTGACAGGCCAGATATATGATAATGActgtcataatgcttcttgactgtGTCATAAAGTGCATGTTCTTAgaccaagtaaagtgacacaggatggtcataatgcttcatgacagtgtcatgaagtctattttctacaagttatttaaaatatTATGAAAAAATTAACATGACTGTATATACAATTCATTACAATCAGGTAAGTGCACAGATAAGGCTCTACCTGTGCCCCTTTGCCCTTCCAGACTCCAAAGTGCCCTTTTCAAAAAGTTGTGTGTCTTGATTGTTGACCATCAGCATTGGTGAGCAAAGGTGGGCCCACATATTCCGATTAGTGACTTGTTTCAGTTTGGCCTGGTAAAAAGTTTATCACCcatataaaatataattttgcAATCTACTGAATCATCTTTGCCAGAACATTAGGCTACCTGGCGATTTGATGATTTTCATATTTCAGATAGGTCTAGTTTGGGTGGCTACTGGCTATATGCCTAAAATAGGCAGATGTAATATTATGGGATGAAGATGTAACATATTCTGGGGAATTTATTATGATGTTTGTGAGGAAGAACAGGGCTACTTGGCTGGCAATGAGCACTCTAGAGGCCGGCTGCCCTCCAATGTGATGACGCAGTGCAGACATAACATGCTTTCCATCCGCTCCTTCAACTTCTGCTACAAGTAGGCTGTATGATTTTGCTTGCTCTGGGCAACAGAGAAGTgacatgatcaaatcaaattgtatttgtcacatgcacagaatacaacaggtgtagacattactgtgaaatgcttacatacaagctcttaaccaacaatgcagttcaagaagtggagttaataaaatatttactaaataaacaaagttttttaaaaatcaaatcaatgaAGTGAATTACAagaaatgtacataacaataacatacatagcaagaaatgtacataacaataaatgtacataGCTATATACAGATATATCCATAGTTGATATTGGCCACTAACATGAAAGTCTTTCAGCTCCAAATGCAAGTGTAAAACGTAGTTTATTTCTGTAGCATATCTTGAGTTTTGAAAATGCATCACCGTGTGCACATGCACATTTGAGTGAACAGGGTTTCCTGTTTTCTACCACTCTGTTTTGGAGATTGCAGGTCAAAAAGTTTGAAAACCACTTGGATACATGATAATGGCAACAAAAGGATTTGGGTTGGGTATAGTAATGGTAGGCTACAGAATGTCTTACAATCTATTTTGACTGGAATTGTGTTGATCATTGTTAATAAGTGCAGCATTTATTCCAGTTCAAAATAGTTTTGCCAAATACTCATCAGATTGGTCGGTTTTCTTCTGCTCTTGTAATAATTGCTCAATGATTCTTGTGGTTGCCCTTTTTTTACCGTGGTAAGTTTTGTGCATTTTGACACCCTCATATAGAtttcataaccagccataaaataacgcaatatatttgacaacaggtgtaaatatattggtcatgacagtgttatgaccctATTAGGACAatttatgacaagttatgtcagctgttatgacatattatgacatggttaagACTGTGCCATTACGTGTTATGACGCTGGGTATCAAGTGAAGTGTTtacctgaaatgtcttgagtcaataagtattcaacccctgacATAATAAGGTAAATGGACAAATGGCCAGAGAGACAGCTATAAAAACAACAGCAACGACACATCTTTGTTATTTGACCCAGACAATTAGGAACAACACAGTCATTATGAGCTGTTTAACATGCTGATGGTAACAAACACGTCTGGTTTGGCAAACTAACATGAGTGTCTTACCATGAGAACAGTCATAAAGTCAGTAATAAAACAGTCATTTTCATGTCCTCTTTTTACCTACTATGCAACAATATATTGTTGTTGCGTTTTGGGCTTGAGTTGTTTCCTTTTGAGATTGTGCTCTCAGCTATTTCTGCATTTTCGCTCAGTAGACAGCGGCAATACGTTGTCAGGTAGAGACTTTTGAACTTAGTGCTGCTTAAGCAGTACACAATTGGGTCCACTAAACAATCCAAGTAGGACAAAACCATGAGACCGTCAAAGACTTGAACAACTATAGCTTCTGCTCCGGGTAAATTCTCAACTCTCACAATCAACAGAACCATTCTAGCTATGGTACAAGGCAGGAAACAGAAAGAAAAGACCAGCATTACTGAGGTGACCAGAAACACTGCTCGACGCAGCTTGGTACTATCCCCTACGGTCTTCTTTTTTAGTCTGTTAACAATGCGGACCGTGCAGTAGACCAACACAAAGAAAGGGATGAGAATCTGGGTGAAAAACACAACCTCTCTCAGAGTGTCAGTGACATCCTCGACTAGAGTGTCATCTTCACGCCCATAACTATTACAGCACTCAAAGGACTTCAGCATGGTGGGGATAGTCAGGGGGAGCAGCAGTAGCCAGATGAGGAAAGAGATATGAGGAGACCTTTTAAAAGCCTTGGCAAAGTTCTTTTTCCCAGGATGAACCACATTGAAATAGCGATCAACTGAAATCACAGTCAGGAAGGCGATACTGGCACCTCGGTTCAGAAACAGCATGAAGAGCATGGCTTTGcagatccctccctctgtactccGCCGATTCCCATTAAGAAATTGATATGCCTTTACTGGCAAACATATAAGCAGAAGAACGTCAGCCAAGACGAGATTGAACAGGAAAATGTTGTTGGTTTTAGATTTCCAGAACTTCAGCTTGAAGATGAATAGATAAAGCACTGAGAGGTTGAGCGGCAGAGCCAGGGTGAATTCCATGATCATCACAGAGGCGTAAAATTTGTACAGTGGCAGATTCTCTGCTGTGCAGTTATCACTTGGATGGCCGTTCTCCATTGTTTTCATTATCAAAAGCTTTCCTCTGTACAGTCAGACTCTGTCCGAATCCTTAATGAGAAAGACAAACAGTCCTCAAAAGTACTCAGCTCCTAAGATTTCCTCACTTTACATGAAAAGCAGGTCTGTTTGATGGTAGTCAAGCAAGGTCCTAGTCCGTATGCAGACTTGGTGAAACTGAAGGACTGCATTTCAGTCTGGAAGTAATTCCCCCCGGCACGCAGACAGCATAGCACTCAGTTCAGACTTGTCAGTTAAGCACCTCCCATGCCTGAGTAGACAAGTCACCATGGGTCAAATAAATAAGCAGCTAAATCCCACGAGAGATTCTGTACATAGTCGAAAACATTGCATTGTGAAGAAGAGGCCCGAGTGCTTCTCACATTAAATCTTCTTCTTGAAAAGGCAGGAGATTTCATGAAAACGTTGTTTTTTATTATAATAAATAGAGAATGTTAAACAGGCACATAATGAACGGAGTAAAAGAGGATCAAGTTAAACACCAGGAGCAAGCCAATGTTCAAACTGCTCCTAGTTACCTCTTCCTCTGATCAACTAACACTAGactttaaagtaactgtccagtgtttccagaggTCTATGAAATGTGACCTATAATTAAGTACTATCTGAGTGGaatagttttccttccaaaaaATTGAAATTTAGtatgttaaaaagcagcttttctgtggtttgaatggtg
This region includes:
- the LOC135505989 gene encoding 12-(S)-hydroxy-5,8,10,14-eicosatetraenoic acid receptor-like, whose translation is MMKTMENGHPSDNCTAENLPLYKFYASVMIMEFTLALPLNLSVLYLFIFKLKFWKSKTNNIFLFNLVLADVLLLICLPVKAYQFLNGNRRSTEGGICKAMLFMLFLNRGASIAFLTVISVDRYFNVVHPGKKNFAKAFKRSPHISFLIWLLLLPLTIPTMLKSFECCNSYGREDDTLVEDVTDTLREVVFFTQILIPFFVLVYCTVCIVNRLKKKTVGDSTKLRRAVFLVTSVMLVFSFFFLPCTIARMVLLIFRIKDLQDAENIAVQLYDGLMVLSYLDCLVDPIVYCLSSTKFKSLYLTTYCRCLLNKDAESAESPNLTGNN
- the LOC135505990 gene encoding 12-(S)-hydroxy-5,8,10,14-eicosatetraenoic acid receptor-like, with product MKTMENGHPSDNCTAENLPLYKFYASVMIMEFTLALPLNLSVLYLFIFKLKFWKSKTNNIFLFNLVLADVLLLICLPVKAYQFLNGNRRSTEGGICKAMLFMLFLNRGASIAFLTVISVDRYFNVVHPGKKNFAKAFKRSPHISFLIWLLLLPLTIPTMLKSFECCNSYGREDDTLVEDVTDTLREVVFFTQILIPFFVLVYCTVRIVNRLKKKTVGDSTKLRRAVFLVTSVMLVFSFCFLPCTIARMVLLIVRVENLPGAEAIVVQVFDGLMVLSYLDCLVDPIVYCLSSTKFKSLYLTTYCRCLLSENAEIAESTISKGNNSSPKRNNNILLHSR